The DNA sequence GGGCATTGTTGTAGGAGGATCTTCTAAGAATTTGGGGGCGTTGGGTTAAGATGGTCCTCCAAGATCATAGAGTTGGAGGGCATTGGGTTAGGTTGGTCCTCCAGGATCATAGTGTTGGAGCATATTGGGTTAAGTTGGTCCTCCAAGATCATAGAGTTGAAGAGCACTGGGGCCTATGTGGGGTTTTTTAGCATTGGGAAACCCATCCCAAAAACCTCTAGGATAAATTATAGGATCGTTTTTGCAAATCCCACAGTTGGAAGCCACGAGGGAAGCCGGAATCCAAGCCTTAAAATCAGCATCCCAAAAGCTTTCTGACACCTATAGGAAGAGATgggaagaactgaagaaaaccCAAAAGGACGAGAAGAGACGAATGGAGGTTTGGGGATTTTATGGGGTTTTTTGGACCATAAAAAGGTCGATCCTCCAATTTTTGGGGATGGTTTGGAGGAATCATGATGTCCTCCAGGATACCAGGAAGGaatggaagaggaaaatggaggaggaagaagagaaaaaccgAAGGCTGGCAGAAGtggaggagaggctgaaaaGGATGGAGGAGGTGGGGAGGATATATGGGATTTTCCTGGGGTTTCGGGGTCTTATGGGGCTTTTTTAGAGTTCTGTAGAATTGNNNNNNNNNNNNNNNNNNNNNNNNNNNNNNNNNNNNNNNNNNNNNNNNNNNNNNNNNNNNNNNNNNNNNNNNNNNNNNNNNNNNNNNNNNNNNNNNNNNNNNNNNNNNNNNNNNNNNNNNNNNNNNNNNNNNNNNNNNNNNNNNNNNNNNNNNNNNNNNNNNNNNNNNNNNNNNNNNNNNNNNNNNNNNNNNNNNNNNNNNNNNNNNNNNNNNNNNNNNNNNNNNNNNNNNNNNNNNNNNNNNNNNNNNNNNNNNNNNNNNNNNNNNNNNNNNNNNNNNNNNNNNNNNNNNNNNNNNNNNNNNNNNNNNNNNNNNNNNNNNNNNNNNNNNNNNNNNNNNNNNNNNNNNNNNNNNNNNNNNNNNNNNNNNNNNNNNNNNNNNNNNNNNNNNNNNNNNNNNNNNNNNNNNNNNNNNNNNNNNNNNNNNNNNNNNNNNNNNNNNNNNNNNNNNNNNNNNNNNNNNNNNNNNNNNNNNNNNNNNNNNNNNNNNNNNNNNNNNNNNNNNNNNNNNNNNNNNNNNNNNNNNNNNNNNNNNNNNNNNNNNNNNNNNNNNNNNNNNNNNNNNNNNNNNNNNNNNNNNNNNNNNNNNNNNNNNNNNNNNNNNNNNNNNNNNNNNNNNNNNNNNNNNNNNNNNNNNNNNNNNNNNNNNNNNNNNNNNNNNNNNNNNNNNNNNNNNNNNNNNNNNNNNNNNNNNNNNNNNNNNNNNNNNNNNNNNNNNNNNNNNNNNNNNNNNNNNNNNNNNNNNNNNNNNNNNNNNNNNNNNNNNNNNNNNNNNNNNNNNNNNNNNNNNNNNNNNNNNNNNNNNNNNNNNNNNNNNNNNNNNNNNNNNNNNNNNNNNNNNNNNNNNNNNNNNNNNNNNNNNNNNNNNNNNNNNNNNNNNNNNNNNNNNNNNNNNNNNNNNNNNNNNNNNNNNNNNNNNNNNNNNNNNNNNNNNNNNNNNNNNNNNNNNNNNNNNNNNNNNNNNNNNNNNNNNNNNNNNNNNNNNNNNNNNNNNNNNNNNNNNNNNNNNNNNNNNNNNNNNNNNNNNNNNNNNNNNNNNNNNNNNNNNNNNNNNNNNNNNNNNNNNNNNNNNNNNNNNNNNNNNNNNNNNNNNNNNNNNNNNNNNNNNNNNNNNNNNNNNNNNNNNNNNNNNNNNNNNNNNNNNNNNNNNNNNNNNNNNNNNNNNNNNNNNNNNNNNNNNNNNNNNNNNNNNNNNNNNNNNNNNNNNNNNNNNNNNNNNNNNNNNNNNNNNNNNNNNNNNNNNNNNNNNNNNNNNNNNNNNNNNNNNNNNNNNNNNNNNNNNNNNNNNNNNNNNNNNNNNNNNNNNNNNNNNNNNNNNNNNNNNNNNNNNNNNNNNNNNNNNNNNNNNNNNNNNNNNNNNNNNNNNNNNNNNNNNNNNNNNNNNNNNNNNNNNNNNNNNNNNNNNNNNNNNNNNNNNNNNNNNNNNNATTTTGGggcttttctcccatttttgtCCCTTGTAGGAAAAACAAATCctatcagagaagaaaagaaacctgGAGGTGCTGCTTCACCAGACTCCGTTAACGACCTCTGCCATCCACCGGTAATTAAGCACGCCTTAATGAGTCTAATTAAGCTCCTTGGGGTGGGCTGAGCCTTAATTAGATCCCATAGGAATCCTATTTTGGAGCGAGAGATTCGGACTCTTGAAGATCAGCTTCGTCACCTCCAGGTTGTGATTGGAAGCCAGCATCACGCTTTGCATTGCATTATCTACAATGTGAGAGGCTTTTCTTCTTAATTAGGGGCTAATTAGTGGCGTGGGAAGCAGGGTGGGGGTTAATTAAcgatgtttgcttttttaatgacGGGTTTTGTGTTGTTAATTTGGGAGGCGGAGGAGCTGAGGAACGAATCGAGGAGGcaggatgaaaggattgaggagatggaggagaggCTGCTGGGATTGGAGGCGGAAGTATTATGGGATGGGGTGGTGGTGTGGGGTCATGGGATGACATGGGAGGACATGGGATGACATGGGAGGACATGGGATGACATGGGAGGACATGGGAGGACATGGGAGGACATGGGATAACATGGGATGACATGGGATGACATGGGAGGACATGGGAGGACATGGGATGACATGGGATGACATGGGATGGGAGGGAGCCTATGGGGTCATGGGATAACATGGGATGACATGGGAGGACATGAGATGACATGGGATAACATGGGATGACATGGGAGGACATGGGATGACATGGGATGACATGGGAGGACATGGAAGGACATGGGATAACATGGGATGACATGGGATGGGAGGGAGCCTATGGGGTCATAGGATAACATGGGATAACATGGGATGACGTGGGATGGTTTGATTTCCCCTCTTCTCTTCCCCCACTGGAGAATAAGGAGCTGAAGGCAAGATTGACAGCTCGGCTTGGCCAATCAGCTGCCAGACTTTCCAAAGGGGTGGGGACTGAAAGCTTTCGTCCCATTGGTTCCTTCGAGGTGGAGCAAAGCTTCCGGATTCGC is a window from the Meleagris gallopavo isolate NT-WF06-2002-E0010 breed Aviagen turkey brand Nicholas breeding stock unplaced genomic scaffold, Turkey_5.1 ChrUn_random_7180001949214, whole genome shotgun sequence genome containing:
- the CCDC68 gene encoding coiled-coil domain-containing protein 68, whose product is MDPIEQQLLDLNHQNRILRLQLEATREAGIQALKSASQKLSDTYRKRWEELKKTQKDEKRRMEDTRKEWKRKMEEEEEKNRRLAEVEERLKRMEEEKQILSEKKRNLEVLLHQTPLTTSAIHRNPILEREIRTLEDQLRHLQVVIGSQHHALHCIIYNAEELRNESRRQDERIEEMEERLLGLEAENKELKARLTARLGQSAARLSKGVGTESFRPIGSFEVEQSFRIRNLYQSGGRMKS